From a region of the Deinococcus terrestris genome:
- a CDS encoding AAA family ATPase, translating to MIGDHLQVTLGRAADYAREAGHEYVTLEHLLLALTHDPEAREALLAVGADVERLRDDLQELLDGLESVDDAEPDFTLGVHRVVQGAVLQLHASGKGHEQADGARVLAELLEEDDSPARAALEAQGVTRLDVLAYVSHGAAKVAGRERERRVTGVDGEAPEAEAAEQNPLEAYATDLTAQARAGEFDPVIGREAELERTVHILARRSKNNPVLVGEPGVGKTALAEGLAQRVADGGAPGFLRGASVYALDLGALLAGTRYRGDFEQRLKAVLAALDGQNAVLFIDELHTLVGAGATEGGSVDAANLLKPALARGKLRVLGATTPAELRHLERDRALWRRFQTVEVPEPSEEDALAILRGLAPGYAAHHGVTYTDAALSAAVRLSARHLRDRFLPDKAIDVLDEAGAARSSAGRGGEIGEADIEATVARMARVPVGAVKAEEVRSLATLDADLKARVFGQDAAVDAVASAVKLARAGLRDPQKPQGAFLFAGPTGVGKTELARALADRLGVELLRFDMSEYQEAHTVARLVGAPPGYVGFDQGGLLTDAVAKNPHAVLLLDEIEKAHPDVYNLFLQLMDHGTLTDHTGKKVDGRGLLIVYTTNAGAADASRPALGFSREGRMGEEAEAVKRTFTPEFRNRLDAVIHFRSLSREIMGNVVDKFLRQLDGQLAERGVSLTVTPAARARLALLGYDPQMGARPLARVIEEQVKRPLADELLFGRLSGGGAVTVDADGEGFSFR from the coding sequence ATGATCGGGGATCATCTCCAAGTCACCCTCGGCCGCGCCGCCGACTACGCGCGGGAGGCCGGGCACGAATACGTCACGCTGGAGCATCTGCTGCTGGCCCTGACTCACGACCCGGAGGCGAGGGAAGCGCTGCTGGCCGTCGGCGCAGACGTGGAGCGGTTGCGCGACGACCTTCAGGAATTGCTCGACGGGCTGGAGAGTGTGGACGACGCCGAACCCGACTTCACCCTGGGCGTGCACCGGGTGGTGCAGGGCGCGGTGCTGCAACTGCACGCCAGCGGCAAGGGCCACGAGCAGGCCGACGGCGCCCGCGTGCTGGCCGAGCTGCTGGAGGAGGACGACTCGCCCGCCCGCGCTGCGCTGGAGGCGCAGGGGGTGACCCGGCTGGACGTACTCGCCTACGTGTCCCACGGGGCCGCGAAGGTCGCCGGACGCGAGCGCGAGCGCCGAGTGACCGGGGTGGACGGCGAGGCGCCGGAAGCGGAGGCCGCCGAGCAGAACCCGCTGGAAGCCTACGCGACCGACCTCACCGCGCAGGCGCGGGCCGGGGAGTTCGACCCGGTGATCGGGCGCGAGGCCGAGCTGGAGCGCACCGTGCATATCCTGGCGCGGCGGTCCAAGAACAATCCCGTGCTGGTGGGCGAGCCCGGCGTGGGCAAAACGGCGCTGGCCGAGGGGTTGGCGCAGCGGGTGGCCGATGGGGGGGCACCGGGTTTCCTGCGGGGCGCCTCGGTGTACGCCCTCGACCTGGGGGCGCTGCTCGCCGGAACCCGGTACCGGGGCGACTTCGAGCAAAGGCTCAAGGCGGTCCTGGCCGCGCTGGACGGGCAGAACGCGGTCCTCTTTATCGACGAGCTGCACACGCTGGTCGGCGCCGGGGCCACCGAGGGCGGCAGCGTGGACGCGGCGAACCTCCTCAAACCCGCACTGGCGCGGGGCAAGCTGCGGGTGCTGGGGGCGACCACGCCCGCCGAACTGCGCCACCTCGAACGTGACCGGGCGCTGTGGCGGCGCTTTCAGACGGTGGAGGTGCCCGAGCCGTCCGAGGAGGACGCCCTCGCCATTCTGCGCGGGCTGGCGCCGGGCTACGCGGCGCACCACGGGGTGACGTACACCGACGCGGCGCTCTCGGCCGCCGTCCGGCTCTCGGCCCGGCACCTGCGCGACCGCTTCTTGCCCGACAAGGCGATCGACGTGCTGGATGAGGCGGGCGCGGCCCGGTCCTCGGCGGGGCGGGGCGGCGAGATCGGGGAGGCGGACATCGAGGCGACGGTGGCGCGAATGGCCCGCGTGCCCGTCGGCGCGGTGAAGGCCGAGGAGGTGCGCTCGCTCGCCACACTGGACGCCGACCTGAAGGCCCGCGTGTTCGGGCAGGACGCCGCCGTGGACGCTGTCGCCAGCGCCGTCAAGCTGGCCCGCGCCGGGTTGCGCGACCCGCAGAAGCCGCAGGGGGCTTTCCTCTTCGCGGGGCCGACCGGGGTGGGCAAGACCGAGCTGGCGCGGGCGCTGGCGGACCGCCTGGGGGTGGAGCTGCTGCGCTTCGACATGAGCGAGTATCAGGAAGCGCACACGGTGGCGCGGCTGGTCGGGGCGCCTCCCGGCTACGTGGGCTTCGACCAGGGCGGCCTGCTCACCGACGCGGTGGCGAAGAACCCGCACGCCGTGCTGCTCCTCGACGAAATCGAGAAGGCACACCCGGACGTGTACAACCTCTTCCTGCAACTGATGGACCACGGCACCCTGACCGACCACACCGGCAAGAAGGTGGACGGGCGCGGCCTGCTGATCGTCTACACCACGAACGCGGGCGCCGCCGACGCCAGCCGCCCCGCCCTGGGCTTTTCGCGCGAGGGCCGCATGGGCGAGGAGGCCGAGGCGGTCAAGCGCACCTTCACCCCCGAGTTCCGCAACCGCCTGGACGCCGTGATTCATTTCCGGTCCCTCTCGCGGGAGATTATGGGAAACGTGGTGGACAAGTTCCTGCGGCAGTTGGATGGGCAACTGGCCGAGCGCGGCGTCTCGCTGACGGTCACGCCCGCCGCCCGCGCCCGGCTCGCGCTGCTGGGCTACGACCCGCAGATGGGGGCACGGCCCCTGGCCCGCGTGATCGAGGAACAGGTTAAGCGCCCCCTGGCCGACGAGCTGCTGTTCGGGCGGCTCAGCGGCGGCGGCGCGGTGACGGTGGACGCAGATGGCGAGGGCTTCAGCTTCCGCTGA
- the clpS gene encoding ATP-dependent Clp protease adapter ClpS yields MTRRDADPTTQGRTQTLERTQTQRPRLYRVLLLNDDYTPMDFVVMVLERHFRKSEQEAQLIMLAVHHKGQGVAGVYTRDVAETKVAQVTAEARQHGYPLRLVAEPEAGE; encoded by the coding sequence ATGACGCGCAGGGACGCCGACCCCACCACGCAGGGGCGCACGCAGACGCTGGAGCGCACGCAGACCCAGCGGCCCCGGCTCTACCGGGTGCTGCTGCTCAACGACGACTACACGCCGATGGACTTCGTGGTGATGGTGCTGGAGCGCCACTTTCGCAAGTCCGAGCAGGAGGCGCAGCTCATCATGCTGGCGGTCCACCACAAGGGGCAGGGCGTCGCCGGGGTGTACACCCGCGACGTGGCTGAGACGAAGGTGGCGCAGGTGACCGCCGAGGCCCGGCAGCACGGCTATCCGCTGCGGCTGGTGGCCGAACCGGAGGCGGGCGAATGA
- a CDS encoding YtxH domain-containing protein, translating to MSQNSHLPTKRLLLLGALIGAGAYYLSREQNRKALDAKLAELGLKDAAENVGEKVSQGWEKTKDAAASAGAVIADKAGEVRDAAQQGGVQAAVDRAKEVAGEAGVAVKGAAAEAGDAARDVAQTVGREGQDVGGELKDAAQDAQRDAKQAVNQAKEAAQDKAQELKRDAQQTAHQVKADAKDAAADMKAGANQAADQMKGTAQEVKQGAQNAAEQARDKAQDVKRDAQQGAEQMKAEVRDAAADRGAGAGQAGAQAKADAQEGASDMQRLVQQALNETKKASDEVRSDVKDANRKM from the coding sequence ATGTCGCAGAACAGTCACCTTCCCACCAAACGTCTCCTGCTGCTCGGAGCCCTGATTGGCGCCGGGGCCTACTACCTCAGCCGCGAACAAAACCGCAAGGCGCTAGACGCCAAGCTGGCCGAACTTGGCCTCAAGGACGCCGCCGAAAATGTCGGCGAGAAGGTCAGCCAGGGCTGGGAGAAGACCAAGGACGCCGCCGCCAGTGCCGGAGCCGTGATCGCGGACAAAGCCGGGGAGGTCAGGGACGCCGCGCAGCAGGGCGGCGTGCAAGCTGCCGTGGACAGGGCCAAGGAAGTCGCGGGCGAGGCCGGGGTCGCCGTGAAGGGCGCCGCCGCCGAGGCTGGGGACGCCGCCCGTGACGTGGCCCAGACTGTGGGGCGCGAGGGCCAGGACGTGGGCGGCGAGCTGAAAGACGCGGCCCAGGACGCCCAGCGCGACGCCAAGCAGGCCGTGAATCAGGCCAAAGAGGCCGCCCAGGACAAGGCCCAGGAACTGAAGCGCGACGCACAGCAGACCGCGCACCAGGTGAAGGCCGACGCCAAGGACGCCGCCGCCGACATGAAGGCCGGAGCCAACCAGGCCGCGGACCAGATGAAGGGCACGGCCCAGGAGGTCAAGCAGGGTGCCCAGAACGCCGCCGAGCAGGCGCGGGACAAGGCCCAGGACGTGAAGCGCGACGCACAGCAGGGCGCCGAACAGATGAAGGCCGAGGTGCGTGACGCCGCCGCCGACCGGGGCGCGGGCGCCGGGCAGGCCGGAGCCCAAGCCAAAGCCGACGCTCAGGAGGGCGCCAGCGATATGCAGCGTCTCGTGCAGCAGGCCCTCAACGAGACGAAGAAGGCCTCCGATGAGGTCCGCAGCGACGTGAAGGACGCCAACCGCAAGATGTAA
- a CDS encoding DUF1517 domain-containing protein codes for MVAALVLLGEAAAQSGGGFGGSSSGGGFGGGSSGGGSFGGGGGYGGGYGGGYGGGYSGPIIIGGGGFGPGYIGGGGGFGIIGLLLFGVVVMGVLGFMRSSMAGGARGLSGAGSLSGTAQAVSVQLLLAEGDEVKRDLQRVARSGDPDTNEGLARMLQEAALVLLRHPERWVYGEVQRAQGSAGSADSQVGAWATEARAAFTVQTTSNYQNRDVNTGFEQRGDYTFQPDGTDLYLAVTIAVAAHTLGNLPPAGVTTAAEARAALSAISAVAPGDLIRAEVVWSPDAEGEFLSEDEAIRKYPGLTKL; via the coding sequence ATGGTCGCCGCGCTCGTGCTGCTGGGCGAGGCGGCGGCGCAGTCGGGCGGCGGCTTCGGGGGCAGCAGCAGTGGGGGGGGCTTTGGCGGAGGAAGCAGTGGCGGCGGCAGCTTCGGTGGCGGTGGGGGATATGGAGGCGGCTACGGTGGGGGGTACGGCGGTGGGTACTCCGGCCCGATCATCATCGGCGGGGGCGGCTTCGGGCCAGGCTATATCGGCGGCGGGGGCGGTTTCGGAATCATCGGGCTGCTGCTCTTCGGCGTGGTCGTGATGGGTGTGCTGGGCTTCATGCGCAGCAGCATGGCGGGTGGGGCGCGGGGGCTGAGCGGCGCGGGCAGCCTCAGCGGGACCGCGCAGGCCGTCAGCGTGCAACTCCTGCTGGCCGAGGGCGACGAGGTCAAGCGCGACCTGCAGCGGGTGGCCCGCTCGGGCGATCCCGACACCAACGAGGGCCTCGCCCGGATGCTGCAGGAAGCCGCCCTCGTGCTGCTGCGCCATCCCGAGCGCTGGGTCTACGGCGAGGTGCAGCGGGCACAGGGCTCGGCGGGCTCGGCCGACAGCCAGGTGGGGGCCTGGGCGACCGAGGCCCGCGCCGCCTTCACCGTGCAGACCACCAGCAACTACCAGAACCGGGACGTGAACACGGGCTTCGAGCAGCGGGGCGACTACACCTTCCAGCCTGACGGCACCGACCTCTACCTCGCCGTGACGATCGCGGTCGCCGCCCACACCCTGGGCAACCTGCCCCCGGCGGGCGTGACCACCGCCGCCGAGGCCCGCGCGGCCCTGTCCGCCATCAGCGCGGTGGCCCCCGGCGACCTGATTCGCGCCGAAGTGGTCTGGAGTCCCGACGCGGAAGGCGAGTTCCTCTCGGAAGACGAGGCGATTCGTAAGTATCCGGGGCTGACCAAGCTGTAA
- a CDS encoding HNH endonuclease, whose translation MARRRPESNWPPPPRAPEVCGLCGRETPVLTEHHLVPRSQGRRQGVKIHELPTVMLCPACHKFLHRTFSNAELAGEYSSMEALLAHEDVRRFVAWVRGQPASKAVRVR comes from the coding sequence GTGGCCCGACGCCGTCCCGAGTCCAACTGGCCCCCGCCGCCCCGCGCCCCCGAGGTCTGCGGCCTGTGCGGGCGCGAAACCCCGGTGCTGACCGAACACCACCTCGTGCCCCGGTCGCAGGGGCGGCGGCAGGGGGTCAAGATTCACGAGCTGCCCACCGTGATGCTGTGTCCCGCCTGCCACAAGTTCCTGCACCGGACCTTCAGCAATGCCGAACTGGCGGGCGAATATTCCAGCATGGAGGCCCTGCTGGCGCACGAGGATGTGCGCCGCTTCGTGGCGTGGGTACGCGGGCAGCCCGCGAGCAAGGCGGTGCGGGTGCGCTGA
- a CDS encoding cytochrome c4: protein MKGSATGRPPRRPSPVRPLLWLAAPLAVAAPVLAAVAQQAPPRASPAAALELKYSAPSAARGQALAASCQGCHGARGVSTTPDTPRLAGQHAGYVRFQLAAFRAKLRPSPVMQGVAARLTDQNIADLAAYFAAQPVGPAWSGGDAALRARGEALFQRGDAPRNVIACAICHGADGRGNERLGVASVTHQSPGYALAVLRELKNAPSFGGLIHPEAMRIALRPVTDDELRALAEYVSRMP, encoded by the coding sequence ATGAAGGGTTCCGCCACTGGACGCCCCCCCCGCCGCCCGTCGCCTGTTCGGCCCCTGCTGTGGCTCGCCGCACCCCTGGCGGTCGCGGCGCCCGTGCTGGCCGCCGTGGCCCAGCAGGCCCCGCCCCGAGCGTCCCCGGCGGCGGCCCTGGAACTGAAGTACAGCGCCCCCAGCGCGGCGCGGGGGCAGGCCCTCGCGGCGAGTTGTCAGGGCTGCCACGGGGCGCGGGGCGTGAGCACCACCCCCGACACCCCCCGGCTGGCCGGTCAGCACGCGGGCTACGTGCGCTTCCAGCTCGCCGCCTTCCGGGCGAAGCTGCGGCCCAGCCCGGTGATGCAGGGCGTGGCCGCACGCCTCACCGACCAGAACATCGCCGACCTTGCGGCGTACTTCGCGGCCCAGCCCGTCGGCCCGGCGTGGTCCGGCGGCGACGCGGCGCTCCGGGCGCGGGGCGAGGCCCTTTTCCAGCGTGGAGACGCCCCCCGCAACGTCATCGCCTGCGCGATCTGCCACGGAGCGGATGGACGCGGCAACGAGCGGCTCGGGGTCGCCAGCGTGACGCACCAGTCGCCGGGCTACGCCCTGGCCGTGCTGCGCGAACTCAAGAACGCGCCGTCCTTTGGCGGCCTCATCCACCCGGAGGCCATGCGCATCGCCCTGCGCCCCGTGACCGACGACGAATTGCGGGCTTTGGCCGAATACGTGAGCCGGATGCCCTGA
- a CDS encoding PH domain-containing protein yields the protein MSTPVPLAPAEAPPALRLVTLGVPLLLAGAAFLPDEGRPPPHPELLAVALLTGLGFWLAPRRLGYGLTGDGLVIQTLLGRTLLPYAGLRARRSAGRLGLRTFGTGLPGYLTGHFTFGPDPAVRNVRAAATRTGGGVLLESGGRTYFLTPADPEGFLAALARRGARVEP from the coding sequence ATGTCCACCCCTGTGCCGCTGGCCCCCGCCGAGGCCCCGCCCGCGCTGCGCCTCGTGACGCTGGGCGTGCCGCTGCTGCTGGCGGGAGCCGCCTTTCTGCCCGACGAGGGCCGCCCGCCGCCCCACCCCGAACTTCTCGCCGTGGCCCTGCTGACGGGCCTGGGCTTCTGGCTCGCGCCGCGCCGGTTGGGCTACGGGCTGACGGGCGACGGCCTCGTCATTCAGACGCTGCTGGGCCGGACCCTGCTGCCCTATGCCGGACTGCGGGCGCGGCGCTCGGCGGGGCGGCTGGGGCTGCGGACCTTCGGCACCGGGCTGCCGGGGTACCTCACCGGGCACTTCACCTTCGGGCCGGACCCGGCGGTGCGGAACGTGCGGGCGGCGGCCACCCGCACGGGCGGCGGGGTGCTGCTAGAGTCCGGCGGCCGGACCTACTTCCTGACGCCCGCCGACCCGGAGGGCTTCCTGGCCGCCTTGGCCCGGCGCGGCGCCCGGGTGGAGCCGTGA
- a CDS encoding HAMP domain-containing protein: MKYTVVIRQPVPDGVRPELEAQLVSRFGLSPEQAARLASRRSGRLMKPSGRPRAELLLRVFEEVGAAVALEEVRDETRLDVSPFEGAAPLTPAPRAGAMDDVELAPAAPLGGAADPFGGLGGIPGLDADPFAVPVPVGAEAAREPVLAAAGLAGAGALSGVGLGGLGGSTTVFSPDPPAPRVTGGDTTPASTPVSAGDDSWTDFTGALTVGGTPAAPATQTPAAGTGADTDQFLSAVAAEGSAAPAGRRRSLAQQLIVASVAPLGVAAGLSLLSLAVLLPAAQQRLIRQNAEAVAVAVGTSLDTRDQETVNAQLDALLRRSAVGFVEVELPDGTVYFRSQNPGLDGSLQGRVADFIKANPQTGTFVNRGTPADAYREQLAQLEEVGAGESAQARELRALAGDEENQRGGNETFIVSRLGVVEGRDGVRTPVDASERPGDLLYRIAVGVDSTEANQRLRTTLLLVLGISLLAALAAAALTLRATRRIVQPIERLVKSAEAISMGDLAQPVRADRNDEIGDLAQALERMRLSLESAMERLRRRKRA, encoded by the coding sequence ATGAAGTACACGGTCGTGATTCGCCAGCCTGTTCCCGACGGGGTGCGCCCCGAACTCGAAGCGCAGCTCGTCTCCCGCTTCGGCCTCTCGCCCGAGCAGGCCGCCCGCCTCGCGTCCCGGCGCTCGGGCCGCCTGATGAAACCCAGCGGGCGCCCCCGCGCCGAGCTGCTGCTGCGCGTCTTCGAGGAGGTCGGCGCCGCCGTGGCCCTCGAGGAGGTGCGCGACGAGACGCGGCTGGACGTGAGCCCCTTCGAGGGGGCGGCCCCGCTGACCCCCGCGCCCCGCGCCGGGGCAATGGACGACGTGGAACTCGCCCCCGCCGCACCCCTGGGCGGCGCGGCCGACCCCTTTGGCGGGCTGGGCGGCATTCCTGGCCTCGACGCCGACCCCTTCGCGGTGCCCGTGCCCGTCGGTGCCGAGGCGGCCCGCGAGCCGGTGCTGGCGGCGGCCGGGCTGGCTGGGGCCGGAGCGCTCAGCGGCGTGGGCCTGGGTGGACTGGGAGGCAGCACGACTGTCTTCTCGCCCGATCCGCCCGCCCCGCGCGTGACGGGTGGGGACACCACGCCTGCCTCCACTCCCGTGTCCGCCGGGGACGACTCGTGGACGGACTTCACCGGGGCACTCACGGTGGGCGGAACTCCGGCGGCTCCGGCCACCCAGACCCCGGCGGCGGGGACCGGGGCAGACACCGACCAGTTCCTGAGCGCGGTGGCGGCCGAGGGCAGTGCGGCTCCGGCGGGGCGGCGGCGCAGCCTCGCGCAGCAGCTCATCGTGGCGTCGGTCGCGCCGCTGGGCGTGGCGGCGGGCCTCTCGCTGCTCTCGCTGGCCGTGCTGCTGCCCGCCGCGCAGCAGCGCCTGATCCGCCAGAACGCCGAAGCCGTGGCAGTCGCGGTGGGCACCAGCCTCGACACCCGCGACCAGGAGACGGTGAACGCGCAGCTCGACGCCCTGCTGAGGCGCTCGGCGGTGGGCTTCGTGGAGGTGGAGCTGCCCGACGGCACCGTCTACTTCCGCAGCCAGAATCCCGGCCTGGACGGGAGCCTGCAGGGCCGGGTGGCCGACTTCATCAAGGCCAACCCCCAGACGGGCACCTTCGTGAACCGGGGCACCCCGGCCGATGCCTACCGCGAGCAGCTCGCGCAACTCGAGGAAGTCGGCGCGGGCGAATCCGCCCAGGCCCGCGAGCTGCGTGCCCTGGCCGGGGACGAGGAGAACCAGCGCGGCGGCAACGAAACGTTCATCGTGAGCCGCCTGGGCGTGGTCGAGGGCCGGGACGGGGTCCGCACCCCGGTGGACGCCTCCGAGCGCCCGGGCGACCTGCTCTACCGCATCGCGGTGGGCGTGGACAGCACCGAGGCAAACCAGCGGCTGCGGACCACCCTGCTGCTGGTGCTGGGGATCTCACTGCTCGCCGCGCTGGCCGCCGCCGCCCTGACCCTGCGGGCCACCCGCCGCATCGTGCAGCCCATCGAACGCCTCGTGAAGTCCGCCGAGGCCATCAGCATGGGCGACCTCGCCCAGCCGGTGCGGGCCGACCGCAACGACGAGATCGGCGACCTCGCGCAGGCCCTGGAGCGCATGCGCCTGAGCCTGGAATCGGCGATGGAGCGCCTGCGTCGGCGCAAGCGGGCGTAA
- a CDS encoding monothiol bacilliredoxin BrxC family protein yields the protein MTANATEQTQVLVPLTTPEEVDQFLREYPLAAVFKAGTCHKTMQGFGVVETFLQRHELPVGFIRVVDWRPASNHVAELTGIQHHSPQFILFREGQPQFEVNNWDITPEALGPVFSQQVPAREGTGTVATDDNVEPYRRLMRAFLNGELNEWAFQDQYVTLFRDDASLRSQREFELLSRLFGDPDAYHGGLHQLGAPQERGDLRGRVQELLNELG from the coding sequence ATGACTGCAAACGCGACCGAACAGACCCAGGTGCTCGTGCCCCTGACGACGCCCGAAGAGGTGGACCAGTTCCTGCGGGAGTACCCGCTGGCCGCCGTCTTCAAGGCCGGGACCTGCCACAAGACGATGCAGGGCTTCGGGGTGGTGGAAACCTTTCTCCAGCGCCACGAGCTGCCCGTGGGCTTTATCCGGGTGGTGGACTGGCGTCCGGCGAGCAACCATGTGGCCGAGCTGACTGGCATTCAGCACCACAGCCCGCAGTTCATCCTGTTCCGCGAGGGCCAGCCGCAGTTCGAGGTGAACAACTGGGACATCACGCCGGAAGCCCTGGGACCCGTGTTCAGCCAGCAGGTGCCCGCCCGCGAGGGCACGGGCACGGTGGCGACCGACGACAATGTGGAGCCCTACCGCCGCCTGATGCGGGCCTTCCTGAACGGCGAACTGAACGAGTGGGCCTTCCAGGACCAGTATGTGACCCTCTTCCGCGACGACGCTTCCCTGCGCAGCCAGCGCGAGTTCGAGCTGCTCTCGCGCCTGTTCGGGGACCCCGACGCCTACCACGGCGGCCTGCACCAGCTCGGCGCCCCCCAGGAGCGCGGTGACCTGCGCGGCCGTGTCCAGGAACTGCTGAACGAACTCGGCTAA
- a CDS encoding class I SAM-dependent rRNA methyltransferase — MPDLPALLARRAHLPAGGTTVYRAAHTTETGGLFALDLAGDAAVLSLYADLSAGEEARLAAACGALPGVAGVYLKRRPVEARHAANVAREQLSPPGPVWGDARPEVTALEAGVPFLIRPGGDLSIGLFSDARPLRAWVRAHVPEGGRVLNTFAYTCGFGLSAALGGAGTVKNVDLSRKVLAWGQENYALSGLPAPDSDFLYGDVFEWLGRLRKRGDRFDLVVLDPPSFARGKAGVWRVERDYARLAALAAVVTAPGGRVLAVTNHAGLSGAAFERMVAAGLAEAGRRGQLLTRLGAGEDYPGAVHLKAGVWALD; from the coding sequence TTGCCCGACCTCCCGGCCCTCCTCGCCCGCCGCGCCCACCTGCCTGCGGGGGGCACGACCGTCTACCGGGCGGCCCACACGACCGAGACGGGGGGCCTCTTCGCGCTGGACCTAGCGGGGGACGCGGCGGTGCTGAGCCTGTACGCGGACCTGTCGGCGGGGGAGGAAGCGAGACTGGCGGCGGCCTGCGGTGCCCTGCCTGGCGTGGCGGGCGTGTATCTCAAGCGCCGTCCGGTGGAGGCCCGGCACGCGGCGAACGTGGCCCGCGAGCAGCTCTCGCCGCCGGGGCCGGTCTGGGGCGACGCGCGGCCCGAGGTGACTGCGCTGGAGGCGGGCGTGCCCTTCCTGATCCGGCCGGGCGGCGACCTCAGCATCGGCCTCTTTTCCGATGCACGGCCATTGCGGGCCTGGGTGCGGGCGCACGTGCCGGAGGGTGGGCGGGTGCTGAACACCTTCGCCTATACCTGCGGCTTCGGCCTGAGCGCGGCGCTGGGGGGGGCGGGCACGGTCAAGAACGTGGACCTCTCGCGCAAGGTGCTGGCGTGGGGGCAGGAGAACTATGCGCTGAGCGGCCTTCCGGCCCCCGACTCGGACTTCCTGTACGGGGACGTGTTCGAATGGCTCGGCAGGCTGCGGAAACGGGGCGACCGCTTCGACCTCGTGGTGCTGGACCCGCCGTCGTTCGCCAGGGGCAAGGCGGGCGTGTGGCGGGTGGAGCGCGACTACGCCCGGCTGGCGGCGCTGGCCGCCGTAGTGACCGCACCGGGGGGCCGGGTCCTCGCCGTGACGAACCACGCGGGACTGAGCGGCGCGGCTTTCGAGCGGATGGTCGCGGCAGGGCTGGCGGAGGCCGGGCGGCGGGGTCAACTCCTTACCCGGCTGGGGGCGGGCGAGGACTACCCCGGCGCGGTTCACCTCAAGGCCGGAGTGTGGGCGCTGGACTGA
- a CDS encoding phospho-N-acetylmuramoyl-pentapeptide-transferase, which produces MTVVAALLSWFLVGLFIRVSRARGWGQPIRADGPQTHLKKEGTPTAGGVAFVLALALVFFPLYLTGNAGGERELLIMLAALAMGVIGGIDDWLKIVSRMRGRGKKELLAREKFPLQFLVGLVFAFFAAPLSSHEVLPSLGPVLDVILLTLVMVGAVNAFNFTDGLDGLLAGVAMIVLLPLLAVSPVSALMVAVLLGFLWFNAHPARVFMGDMGSHAIGAVAAGAYVLYADVWLLPLAAIIPVVAVLSVVIQVVSFKTRGKRVFKMSPIQHHFEMVGWPETHVTTRFWVVTAVATAAVWWILGGRP; this is translated from the coding sequence ATGACCGTCGTGGCGGCCCTCCTCTCGTGGTTTCTCGTGGGCCTCTTTATCCGGGTCAGCCGGGCGCGGGGGTGGGGCCAGCCCATCCGGGCCGACGGGCCGCAGACGCACCTGAAAAAGGAGGGGACACCCACGGCGGGCGGCGTGGCCTTTGTGCTGGCGCTGGCGCTGGTCTTCTTCCCGCTGTACCTGACCGGGAACGCGGGCGGCGAGCGAGAGCTGCTGATCATGCTCGCGGCGCTGGCGATGGGCGTGATCGGCGGCATCGACGACTGGCTCAAGATCGTCTCACGCATGCGCGGGAGGGGCAAAAAGGAGCTGCTGGCCCGCGAGAAGTTTCCGCTGCAATTCCTGGTGGGGCTGGTCTTCGCCTTCTTCGCCGCGCCCCTTTCCTCGCACGAGGTCCTGCCCAGCCTAGGGCCAGTCCTCGACGTGATCCTGCTGACGCTGGTGATGGTGGGGGCAGTGAACGCCTTTAACTTCACGGACGGCTTGGACGGACTGCTGGCGGGCGTTGCCATGATCGTGCTGCTGCCGCTGCTGGCGGTGTCGCCCGTCTCGGCGCTGATGGTGGCGGTGCTGCTGGGCTTCTTGTGGTTCAACGCGCACCCGGCGCGGGTCTTCATGGGCGATATGGGGAGCCACGCCATCGGGGCGGTGGCAGCGGGAGCTTACGTGCTGTACGCGGACGTGTGGCTGCTGCCCCTCGCCGCGATTATCCCAGTGGTCGCCGTGCTCAGCGTGGTGATTCAGGTCGTGTCGTTCAAGACGCGGGGCAAGCGTGTCTTCAAGATGAGTCCGATTCAGCACCATTTCGAGATGGTCGGCTGGCCTGAAACCCACGTCACCACCCGCTTCTGGGTGGTCACGGCGGTGGCGACGGCGGCGGTGTGGTGGATTCTGGGCGGCAGACCGTAG